A genomic region of Metopolophium dirhodum isolate CAU chromosome 1, ASM1992520v1, whole genome shotgun sequence contains the following coding sequences:
- the LOC132936735 gene encoding uncharacterized protein LOC132936735 codes for MKNSMVLSANKPRILRNGKIVISKTKNTIKKKSLPKEKINNKLSFLKTSSKEISNLNVKNNNEIMVPSNYKHIFDKRHLYVMLTKLPPSIIYGDSFDDHNNINNNKNYTKLEDYIQLNELQIYNKLEPKIEKCNMLTATKETKQTCMTSNSFNNKSVPKSETCDHSVINQTPDVRITRGKTIKLQTEERKQLDQIIFDKFPNNTFKMFAIKLYDINEEVKFLRTLGLICRFKCPFTSKLKKK; via the coding sequence atgaaaaattCTATGGTTTTATCAGCTAATAAACCTAGAATATTAAGAAATGGTAAAATTGtgatatcaaaaacaaaaaatacgattaaaaaaaagtctCTTCCAAAAGAaaagataaacaataaattatcttttCTTAAAACAAGTTCAAAagaaataagtaatttaaatgttaaaaataataacgaaattaTGGTACCTTCTAATTATAAGCATATATTTGACAAACGTCATTTATATGTAATGCTCACTAAATTACCACCATCAATAATCTATGGAGATTCGTTTGATGATCATAAcaatatcaacaataataaaaattatacaaaattagaagattatattcaattaaatgaaCTTCAAATATACAATAAGCTTGAACCAAAgatagaaaaatgtaatatgttaacTGCTACAAAAGAAACTAAACAGACATGTATGACATCAAactcttttaataataaaagtgttCCGAAATCTGAAACATGTGATCATTCAGTAATTAATCAAACTCCAGATGTACGAATTACACGTGGAAAAACAATCAAGCTTCAAACAGAAGAAAGAAAACAATTGgatcaaataatttttgataaattccCCAAcaacacatttaaaatgtttgctattaaattatatgatattaacgAAGAAGTAAAATTTCTCCGAACCCTTGGATTGATATGTCGTTTTAAATGTCCCTTTACtagtaagttaaaaaaaaaataa